The Macadamia integrifolia cultivar HAES 741 chromosome 3, SCU_Mint_v3, whole genome shotgun sequence genome segment CCAGGCTAGGAGTGGCTTAGGCTAAGTTAAAGGGATCTGGGTTTGGATTGGGGTTTTGAAAAGGTTGGCCCAACTACTCTCCTGGCCACGATTCACGATCGCAAAGACACGAACACTGTTAAGAGGatgattggtaaaaaaaaatctaaccgCAAGTCCTGGAGTCTTTGGATGATAGATCAGAAAAATATCTTCATCAACTTGTCGTTGAGCCCAAAAATGTAATTAACTTTGCAAAACAAGAACCATCTGAAAAGGCCAAGGCTCTGTAGTAGTATATAAGAGGGAACTCAAGCTACGTATACATATAACTTCCACGTTGCCAGCCACAACCACTCCTTTTATCTTCTACAGATAGTTCTACTtgtccttcttcctcttcgatCTACTTCAGATTTCAGAGAAAACTAATGGCGTTCTGGAGAAACTTGAGTACCCTTCTCCTACCACTCCTCTTACTAGTAGGTAAGAGACAAACAAAACACATTTCTTTCTGGTTTTTGTTAATGGGCTCTcaacaaaaatgaaattaattttcGTTTATTTCTGTTGCAGGGAAGACTATGTCGGCCACAGTGTTCACACTCCAAAACTCATGTAACTACACCGTCTGGCCGGGAACTTTATCAGGTGATGGCGGCGCCTTACTGGGTAACGGAGGTTTTCCTTTGCCACCAGGTACGTCAGTGCAGCTCACTGCACAACCCGGTTGGTCTGGTCGATTCTGGGCCCGAACCGGATGCAACTTCGACGATTCAGGCAACGGTCATTGCACCACCGGTGATTGCGGCGGACTTAAGTGCACCGGGGGCGGCGCACCACCTGTGACGCTGGCAGAGTTCACCATCGGAAGCGGCAACAACCAACAGGATTTCTACGACGTGAGTCTCGTCGACGGTTAC includes the following:
- the LOC122073599 gene encoding pathogenesis-related thaumatin-like protein 3.5, which produces MAFWRNLSTLLLPLLLLVGKTMSATVFTLQNSCNYTVWPGTLSGDGGALLGNGGFPLPPGTSVQLTAQPGWSGRFWARTGCNFDDSGNGHCTTGDCGGLKCTGGGAPPVTLAEFTIGSGNNQQDFYDVSLVDGYNEGMGVKPSGGTGSCQYAGCVDDLNTNCPAELQVTESGAVVACKSACDAFNSPEYCCTGAHSTPQTCSPTRYSQLFKSACPTAYSYAYDDASSTCTCNGSDYLITFCPTGS